In Deinococcus sedimenti, a single genomic region encodes these proteins:
- a CDS encoding aspartate kinase, with protein MSYDLLVMKFGGTNMQDSRAIRHSASLAARSIRDSVKVVVVVSAMAGVTNQLLKLADAAQSGDIASANDEIALMRTRHFTAAQELGAAPDSTTVREIREMHETLRQAVYGVYLLRELTPRSRDLIVAFGERLSAPLMSLALEQDGLRAHHLSGGEAGILTDSHFGNAKPLVNTYERVKDRLSGLLSAGVTPVVAGFMGETEKGAITTLGRGGTDFSATIIGKALGADEVWAWKDVDGVMSADPRVVKDARNIEVLSYGEVMELAYFGAKVLHPLAVTPLQESGIPLRVKSAADPDFPGTLVQADPRDEAGHPVKAVTAIRNVSIINVSGAGVLGIPEVIASVFDAIARENVTLLMVSQSSSMSNVSLAVQTVDAERTLSALRAGVSLELKVEVQPGVAVLAIVGSGMRGQKGVSARMFTALADQDVNVLMISQGSSELNVSVAVEAEQVDGATLAVHRAFDLGTPATA; from the coding sequence ATGAGTTACGACCTTCTCGTCATGAAGTTCGGCGGCACGAACATGCAGGACTCCCGTGCCATCCGCCACAGCGCGTCGCTGGCCGCCCGCTCCATCCGCGACAGCGTGAAGGTCGTGGTGGTCGTCTCGGCCATGGCGGGCGTCACGAACCAGCTGCTGAAGCTCGCGGACGCCGCGCAGTCGGGCGACATCGCCAGCGCCAACGACGAGATCGCCCTGATGCGCACCCGGCACTTCACGGCCGCGCAGGAACTCGGGGCGGCGCCCGACAGCACCACCGTCCGCGAGATCCGCGAGATGCACGAGACGCTCCGCCAGGCCGTGTACGGCGTGTACCTGCTGCGCGAACTGACGCCCCGCAGCCGCGACCTGATCGTCGCGTTCGGCGAGCGCCTCTCCGCGCCCCTGATGAGCCTCGCGCTCGAGCAGGACGGACTGCGCGCCCACCACCTCTCGGGCGGCGAGGCAGGCATCCTCACGGACAGTCACTTCGGGAACGCCAAGCCCCTCGTGAACACGTACGAACGCGTCAAGGACCGCCTGAGCGGCCTGCTGTCCGCCGGGGTGACGCCCGTCGTGGCGGGATTCATGGGCGAGACCGAGAAGGGCGCGATCACGACGCTGGGGCGCGGCGGCACGGACTTCAGCGCCACCATCATCGGCAAGGCGCTCGGCGCGGACGAGGTGTGGGCCTGGAAGGACGTGGACGGCGTCATGAGCGCCGACCCCCGCGTCGTCAAGGACGCCCGCAATATCGAGGTCCTGTCGTACGGCGAGGTGATGGAACTCGCGTACTTCGGCGCGAAGGTCCTGCACCCCCTCGCCGTCACGCCCCTGCAGGAGAGCGGCATTCCCCTGCGCGTCAAGAGCGCCGCCGATCCGGACTTCCCCGGCACGCTCGTGCAGGCCGACCCGCGCGACGAGGCGGGCCACCCGGTCAAGGCCGTCACCGCCATCCGCAATGTGAGCATCATCAACGTGAGCGGCGCCGGGGTGCTCGGCATTCCAGAGGTGATCGCCAGCGTGTTCGACGCGATCGCCCGCGAGAACGTCACGCTGCTGATGGTGTCGCAGTCGTCCAGCATGAGCAACGTGTCGCTGGCCGTGCAGACCGTGGATGCCGAACGCACCCTCAGCGCCCTGCGCGCCGGGGTCAGCCTGGAACTGAAGGTCGAGGTGCAGCCCGGCGTGGCCGTCCTGGCCATCGTGGGCAGCGGCATGCGCGGCCAGAAGGGCGTGTCCGCGCGGATGTTCACAGCGCTGGCCGATCAGGACGTGAACGTGCTCATGATCTCGCAGGGCAGCAGCGAACTGAACGTGTCCGTCGCGGTCGAGGCCGAGCAGGTGGACGGCGCGACCCTCGCCGTGCACCGCGCCTTCGACCTGGGAACGCCCGCCACCGCCTGA
- a CDS encoding YceI family protein: MNRGMTCGLMAIPTLLGAAAALPYRAAEGTATFTHSVRFIPVRGTIAGVTASVDLDPANLAATTGAVTVPVVNLKTGIGLRDTHAKSDVALNAAKFPNATFKLEKLTGGKLVEGQTLSTTASGTLTVKGKSKAITAPVKATLQGGKVNVSTQFKFNPLDFDVRYPGSSDSVTVDVAFVLNGS; encoded by the coding sequence ATGAACAGGGGAATGACGTGCGGCCTGATGGCCATCCCGACACTGCTGGGAGCGGCAGCCGCCCTCCCGTACCGCGCGGCCGAGGGAACGGCCACGTTCACCCACAGCGTGCGGTTCATTCCAGTCCGCGGCACGATCGCGGGTGTGACCGCCAGCGTGGACCTCGACCCGGCGAACCTGGCGGCCACCACCGGCGCCGTGACGGTCCCCGTCGTGAATCTCAAGACCGGCATCGGACTGCGGGACACGCATGCCAAGAGCGATGTGGCGCTGAATGCCGCGAAGTTCCCCAACGCGACCTTCAAGCTGGAGAAGCTGACGGGCGGCAAACTGGTCGAGGGTCAGACGCTGAGCACCACGGCGTCCGGCACCCTGACGGTGAAGGGCAAGTCGAAGGCGATCACGGCGCCAGTCAAGGCCACCCTGCAGGGTGGGAAGGTGAACGTCAGCACGCAGTTCAAGTTCAATCCGCTGGACTTCGATGTGCGTTACCCGGGCAGTAGCGACTCGGTGACGGTGGATGTGGCGTTTGTCCTGAACGGGAGCTAA
- the gap gene encoding type I glyceraldehyde-3-phosphate dehydrogenase has protein sequence MKVGINGFGRIGRLVFRNLVERGVDVVAINDLTDNKTLATLLKYDSTAGKFDGTVEYDDSSLTVNGKKIHALAERDPAAIKWGEMGVDIVIESTGIFTTREGAGKHIEGGAKKVIITAPAKNEDISIVLGVNEQDYDPAKHHIISNASCTTNSLGAPMKLLDEAFGIEKAIMTTVHSYTNDQRVLDLPHSDLRRARAAAVNIIPTSTGAAKAVSQVYPALKGKFDGTSLRVPTPVGSISDVVVILGRDVTAEEVNDVFRKAAEGSHKGIISYTEDPIVLQDIVGDPHSAIIDGGLTMAMGSLVKFFSWYDNEWGYSNRIADLTQLVQQKG, from the coding sequence ATGAAAGTAGGGATTAACGGCTTCGGCCGCATCGGCCGTCTGGTGTTCCGCAACCTCGTCGAACGTGGCGTGGATGTCGTCGCCATCAACGACCTCACCGACAACAAGACGCTCGCCACCCTTCTGAAATACGACAGCACCGCCGGCAAGTTCGACGGCACCGTCGAGTACGACGACTCTTCCCTCACCGTGAACGGCAAGAAGATCCACGCGCTCGCCGAACGCGACCCCGCCGCCATCAAGTGGGGCGAGATGGGCGTGGACATCGTCATCGAATCCACCGGCATCTTCACCACCCGCGAGGGCGCCGGCAAGCACATCGAGGGCGGCGCGAAGAAGGTCATCATCACCGCGCCCGCCAAGAACGAGGACATCAGCATCGTCCTGGGCGTCAACGAGCAGGACTACGACCCCGCCAAGCACCACATCATCAGCAACGCCAGCTGCACCACCAACAGCCTCGGCGCGCCCATGAAACTCCTCGATGAAGCCTTCGGCATCGAGAAGGCCATCATGACCACCGTCCACAGCTACACCAACGACCAGCGCGTCCTGGATCTGCCCCACAGTGACCTGCGCCGCGCCCGCGCCGCCGCCGTGAACATTATCCCCACCAGCACCGGCGCCGCGAAGGCCGTGTCCCAGGTGTACCCCGCGCTGAAGGGCAAGTTCGACGGCACCAGTCTGCGCGTGCCCACCCCGGTCGGCAGCATCAGCGACGTGGTCGTCATCCTGGGCCGCGACGTGACCGCCGAGGAAGTCAACGACGTGTTCCGCAAGGCCGCCGAGGGCAGCCACAAGGGCATCATCAGCTACACGGAAGACCCCATCGTGCTGCAGGACATCGTCGGCGACCCGCACAGCGCGATCATCGACGGCGGCCTGACCATGGCCATGGGCAGCCTCGTGAAGTTCTTCAGCTGGTACGACAACGAGTGGGGCTACAGCAACCGCATCGCCGACCTGACCCAGCTGGTCCAGCAGAAAGGCTGA
- a CDS encoding phosphoglycerate kinase: protein MQNLSQLDVQGKRVLVRVDYNVPVKDGVVQDDTRVTASLPTISALLEAGARNVILMSHFGRPKNGPEEKYSLKPVAPVLEKVLGRDVTFIAGTADSDETLAAVQALPQGAVALLENVRFSVGEEKNDAGLNGKLARLGDAFVLDAFGSAHRAHSSVSGVAAQLPHAAGTLLQTEVDALGKLLDGAERPYVVIIGGAKVSDKIKVIENLLPRVDKLLIGGGMAYTFIKSQGGKIGDSIHEDDQLDLAARLLREYGNKIMLPVDVIAADAFSADANTQVVASNAIPDSWQGLDAGPETVKLYSEALKGAKTVFWNGPLGVFEFAQFAGGTNAVAAAVGSLKNQAYTVVGGGDSVSAINKSGKADQIDHISTGGGASLELLEGKALPGVEAMK from the coding sequence ATGCAGAACCTCAGTCAGCTGGATGTGCAGGGCAAACGCGTGCTGGTGCGCGTGGATTACAACGTTCCCGTCAAGGACGGCGTGGTGCAGGACGACACGCGCGTCACCGCCAGCCTCCCCACCATCAGCGCCCTGCTGGAAGCGGGCGCGCGTAACGTGATCCTGATGAGCCACTTCGGCCGCCCGAAGAACGGCCCCGAGGAGAAATACAGCCTGAAGCCGGTCGCGCCCGTGCTGGAGAAGGTGCTGGGCCGCGATGTCACGTTCATCGCCGGGACCGCGGACAGTGACGAGACCCTGGCCGCCGTGCAGGCGCTGCCCCAGGGCGCGGTGGCGCTGCTGGAGAACGTGCGCTTCAGCGTGGGCGAGGAGAAGAACGACGCCGGGCTGAACGGCAAGCTGGCCCGCCTGGGCGACGCGTTCGTGCTGGACGCCTTCGGCAGCGCCCACCGCGCGCACTCGTCAGTCAGTGGCGTGGCGGCGCAGCTGCCCCACGCGGCGGGCACCCTGCTGCAGACCGAGGTCGACGCCCTGGGCAAGCTCCTTGACGGCGCCGAGCGGCCATACGTGGTGATCATCGGCGGCGCGAAGGTCAGCGACAAGATCAAGGTCATCGAGAACCTGCTGCCCCGCGTGGACAAACTCCTGATCGGCGGCGGCATGGCGTACACGTTCATCAAGTCGCAGGGCGGGAAGATCGGGGACAGCATCCACGAGGACGATCAGCTGGACCTCGCGGCGCGACTGCTGCGCGAGTACGGCAACAAGATCATGCTGCCCGTGGACGTGATCGCCGCAGACGCCTTCAGCGCCGACGCGAACACCCAGGTGGTCGCCAGCAACGCCATTCCTGACAGCTGGCAGGGCCTCGACGCGGGCCCAGAGACGGTCAAGCTGTACAGCGAGGCCCTGAAGGGCGCGAAGACGGTGTTCTGGAACGGTCCGCTGGGCGTGTTCGAGTTCGCGCAGTTCGCGGGCGGCACGAACGCCGTCGCGGCCGCCGTGGGCAGCCTGAAGAACCAGGCGTACACCGTCGTGGGCGGCGGGGACTCCGTCAGCGCGATCAACAAGAGCGGCAAGGCCGACCAGATCGACCACATCAGCACCGGCGGGGGCGCCAGCCTGGAACTGCTGGAAGGCAAGGCCCTGCCCGGCGTCGAGGCGATGAAGTAA